Within Candidatus Neomarinimicrobiota bacterium, the genomic segment CTGCCTCTTCGACAAAGTAGTGGGCTTCGAAGGGATAATCGTCGGTGCCATCACCGTCGGTATCGGTATCAAAAAAGTCTAACCGTAACTGGCCCAATCCGGCTTCGGCTTTAATGTCGAACCGAATGGAATCCGTCGACCATTTGTAGAGCATATTTTTTGCCTGGGCCGTTTCGAACCGGGGACCGTCCCACTGATCGCCACCTTCCCACTTGATTGCTGCGGTCGCCTGGCCACCCTCAGTCGGGATACCGGCTTCCTCTTCCACCGTCGCCGAACCACTCCACATTGTACCGAACGAAGAGATATTGCCGGGCACGGCTTTCCCGTTAAAGAAAACCAACGGCATTTCGGCTTCACCCTCAAGGACAAAATGGTCCAAAAGCACTACACCTTCGGAATATTTTGGTTCCGGCTGACTTGAGGCAATAGACAGCTCAATAGCAACCGCCTTTATTTTGTCCAGATCCAGCTCCGAATTCCCGGTGATACCCGACCAGTTAGTCATCTGAAATAATTCGCTGTTGGCCTGATCGGCCCCCAAAACCCCTTCCAGAGAAATGGTCTGGGTATTCCAACCGGGATCGGAATCCAATACCGGGTGAAAGGAGTACCAGTATTCAGCATCATTGATGTCATAGGTCTTTGCACCGTTCTGAGAATTACTGACATCCCAGAGATTAATTCGTAACTGCACTGAACCTGCAATGGACTGAGGCGTTTGGACATAGTAACTGAAAGTCAAATCCGTGAATGCTGAAAAGTCGAAAGTCCCGTTTGAGTCCGGATAAAAATGTTCGACTTTGGCAAATCCGCCCCATTCCTGACTGTCGTGGACACGGTAATCAAACTGCATCGCCGTATCACCCGCAAATACCTCAGTATCGATATACGTGATATCGATGTAATTTGAATCTACATCGCCTGTATCGGCTTCAGCCTCGCTGTAGATCCAAAAAGTCGAGTCGTCGGACGCAGGGGGATTCTCGAAATCCAGAAGCGGAACCTGCCCCAATACGGTTGACACCGTAAAAACTAGTGTGGTGATGAGTAACAACTTTCTCATCGTTCTCTCCTTTTGTTAGTGTTTATCTCCAGTAGATAGCGAGTTTTCGCTAATCTAAATTCCCAACGCTCATACCGCGAGGACACCAAACGGCCGAAAACCATCGGCAGAATAAACGTCCTCTCTCTTTGCCGCAAAACCATGCCTGTCATTATTCAGGGAATCTGAGGCAGTTATCGGAAGCGTTGCACTGTAAATTGTTTATGGTGGCCACAGAATATTGGCCTGGCTGATATAAAATCAGGATGCTCTCCCTGTCTGTTGCAAATACGCCTGTCTTTGAATTAATGCGATCTCTTGGTCTTATTTCAGATAAAATGTGTATCAGGTATATATAAGTTCAAAAACTAGGCCAAGATGATAATGTCAGATGAATTATAGCGTGTGAGACATGCCAGGGGCCTCTATCAAGGCATTTTAGCCGAATCATGCTTTCTCTGGCTTCAACTATATTATCAATACGATAATACTTGAATTATCACCATGATAATTTTGGGCATTCCCCGGCAATACATTTCACAACCTTCACTGGCTACAAGTATTTATATTTTCTATTGGGTTAATTGTCCAAACAGGAGTGAGACATAATTACCATTGACTTAACAACCGATAAATTTTACTTACTTTGCTCCCTCTTCACCGAACCAATAACATATCCTGAACTCTTTTTTCTCCCCTGATATTTAATTCATAAAAATATATTCCGGATGAGGCAGGTGCCCCTTCGTTGTTTTGCCCATCCCACATAATCGTCTGCTCTCCTTCGGCCAATAATCCATGAAACACGGTACTGACCAAAGCGCCTGAAATATCGTACACCCTCACCACAGCATCAGATTCTCTTGAGACTAATATCGGGATACTGGTCTCGGAATTAAAGGGATTTGGGAAATTATTTCCGATCAGCGTATGGGAATCGACCGCGCCGAAGGTATCATTTTCTTTCGCCGTGAACCGGAAGCGGAGAAAATTAAATCCGCCCTGGTGAAAAAGCAGTTTTATCGTATGCTCGCCAGCCGGCAGTTCCATCTCTCCCAGCGAAAGCGATTTCCATTCCTCCCAGCCGCCTGTCTCCGGAACATCGACCTGTGAGGTCAACGGCTCCCCATCCAGAAAAAGCTGGAGTTGCCCTCCAGCTGATTCACCCGCGATTACACACGCTACATCATATTCCCCGTCATATGGGACATCTATGGTGTATGTGACCCATTCTCCGCCCTCAATATGGCCAATGGCGTACACCAACTCATCATCGTACTCCACCTCGGTGATATCGACGCCGTCATTACGATAATTATAGCCCTTATTCCATGGCTGGTCTGCATCCCACCGGGTCTTTATATATTCCGTATCGTAATAGGCGCTGCCCTGCATCCCGATATCATAGTGGACACCGGAGATTGTTCCCGGGAGAGTAAGTTTAGTGTACGGCTGTGGTTTTGCTGCCGATTCACGGTTCACGATCGCAGCCAGCACATCCGGGCGAAAATCACAACTGTCCAGCGCGAATTTGTGTGCAAATTCTACCAGTGCTTGCCGGGCTACAGATTCACCTGGTTTTTCCGCGTTTCCGTTCCAATAATCCAGAATATCATTGTAACCCTCTGTCCTATGGACAGAATACGGCGAGGTATGGGTATCCACCTTTTTGTGGGTCCACCAGTTCCAGCCGATATTGTTTTCTTCCATCAGTGCAATGGTTTGGTAAAACCATGGATTGGAGTTCTCTCCGGATTCGCCCAGCCACAGGGGAACGCCCCACTTTTTCCGGATATTCAGATATTGAGATATTGAGGCGGTATTTGTTTCGTTCCAGTATTTGTGAAACGCATACACCATATTCCCATCGAACGGTGGAGTCATCTCACTGAAATCCGTGGCATACCAGTTCCCCTCAATGAAGATCATATGATTTGTATCGACCTCACGCACCGCATTCTTGAGCCGGAGATAGAGCTTCCGCAGATCCGAATTGGTATAGCCGTCCGGCATCACCGGTTCATTGATCAAATCATACCCGCCTATCCACTCTTCACCGGCATATCGATCGGCCAGGGTCCGCCACAATTCCACCAAATGGTCCTGGTTCTCCGGCTGCGTCCAGAGTTTGGCCTCACCGTCGGAATCGCTGATGTTATCCGAATTTTGACCGCCGGGCGCACAGTGCATATCCAGTATCAAATACAATTGGTTGGACTCACACCAGGAAAGCAGACTGTCGATAAACCCAAATCCCGCTTCATTATAGACTCCTTGTTCCGGGGACAGTAATCGATAGTGCATCGGGAGCCGTATGGAATTTACGCCCCACGAAGCGATCGTATCGATATCCTGCTTCGCCACATAGTTTTCCCGGTAAATTCCGTAAAACTCTTCGGCGCCGTCTTCTCCTATAAGGTCAATGATCCTGTTCCGGATAGTAGTCGGAGAACCGTATCCGGGGACCTTTAACATATACCCCTCCGGCACCAGCCATCCACCGAGGCCGAAGCCCCGTAAGAGAACTTCCTCGCCCTCGGTATTTACAATTTTGGCCCCTTCGGTATGGAGAAACCCGTTCGCCGGTACGGTACTTACAACAAAAGCGACCGATACTGCCATATAACACAATGTTCTTTTCATAATGATATCCGTAATAAATCGTGTGAGTTTATTCATGATTACTCTGTTTGGTCCTCAGGTATTAAGGCTTCCAGAAGATATTTATTCCAGGTGCCGGTATCGGAATCGTAAACACCGAACCCAGAGCAGAATTCCCAGTAGGCCCAGCTGAATCCTCGGCTTTCGGCTTCTCTGGCGATACAGTTGGTCCAGCGCACCCGGGAGACTAATCCGGCCCGGCTATACGCCCCGAATTCTCCCATAAACAAAGATACACCTTTGGAATCTGCCCACTCCGCAGCCCGGTCAAAATCGGCGCGTACCTTCTCTATCTCTGCAGAGTTCCCAGTCCACTCTGTGTTTAGCCAGGCATCACTCCCCTCAACCCATTCCGCCCCCTGGTGGGTGAACGGGAACGGTTCGTAGTAGTGGAAGGTTACAATGATAAATTCATCCTCCTCGGGGATCTCGAGTTGTTCCAGACTTCCCAGGCCGCCCCAATTGGCTGTCCCGATGATCAAAGCACGCTTTGGATTAGACTCCCGTATAATCGAATAGGCATCCAGGAGATATCGATTCCAGAGGTCCGGAGTCAACTGATCGTTCGGCTCATTCAGGATTTCAAATATCAATTGAGGCAAGTAATCGCTGTACCGATCGGCTATCTGTCTCCACAGTGATAAAAACCGTGCTTTATTCGCGGCCGGATTTGTCATAATCTCTTCAAAATGATGGATATTAATAATAGCGACCAGGTTTCGATCCACTGCGTTTTCCACGGCCCAATCCACCCGACGGAAAAATTGCTCATCTATGACGTACGGGGAATCGACATTTGCGTGTGCTGACCAGCGAACCGGAATACGTACGGCATCAAATCCTGCGCTGTCGATAACCTCGAAATATTCTTCCTGCAAAGTCACGCCCCATTCACCTTCTGCAGGCGCCTCCAGGGCATTGCCTAAATTTATTGCTCGACCTATGGATGCATTAATTTCGGCGGCTGGTGGCCAGATGAATTCGGTACTATCCGTGTCTTCAGTTCCGGCGAGATTTTCCGAACATCCACCGCTGGATATTAAGCAGGCAATTGTGAGAAATATTAGACGCTTCATGCGATTAGCCAAATTGAACTAAAATTAAAATTTTCCAGTCTACCGGGGCCCGACAAGTTCTCAGGCAATCCCAGAATCCGCCCGTTCCCTCCGAAGAGCCAAATCAGCCTCGATTTCCGCCATCTTTTCCGACGTTAGCGGATAGAACATAAATACGCCCGCTGCCACAAAGACAAAAACAGTCGGGATCCAGCTCATCAGTAATTTGATCCCGGGAATCGTTGCCGAAATTGTCGCAGGATCCTGACCGTCATACCCATAATTTGCCAAAACTATGCCAATGACCGCGCCGGCGAACCCGCCGCTGGCCTTCATGACAAATGTTCCGGCAGAATAGACGAGACCTGTGGCACGGCGCCCATTTTGCCATTCGGAAAAATCTGCACCATCACCAAGCATAGTGAAATACAGTACCGGCAGTATTGCCGCGAAAAACTCGGATATACTCCCCAGAACAAAAACGGCGGTAATCTGATCCGGCCCCATATAAAATATGAACCCAGTGAAAATTCCGCTGAGTACCATCGATCCGATAAACAGACGCTTCTTGCCAAAGATTTTGGATAAATATCCGGTGAGGAATGCCGCGACCATAGACACGATCAGCAGCACCAGCAGGTATCGCCCGGCAAGCACAGGCTCATTGGCAAAGTGCTTAAAGTAGTATGCAATCGCTCCCTGCTTCACCGAATTGAACATGTTAAACAGAAATCCAATGCACAGCAGAATGAGCCACGGCTTATTCTGCATCACGTCCACCAAATCCTTCTGGGTTCCGCTGGTCTCCTCCCGCGGGCGATTGATCAGTTTATTAATGAAATAATATGCTCCGGCTAACACGGCAACAAGAATCACCCCGGTGGTAACGTTCCGATAGTACACGAAGGCCGAAATCGTCAGTAGGGGCAGAATAATAAAGGGCATGTTTTTCACGAGATCAATCATATCCCGCTTCATGTGGCCTTTTTGGATTTTTTGTGGCGCAACCCGCTCTTTGGTGGTTAAAAAGGTGATTACCATCAGGATTACCAGTAGCACAGCGTAGATTATCGTCGAGTACATGTAGCCCTTCTGCTGATCTCCCCGGCCAAAATATTTAACCAAATCCAGCAAGAAACCGGTCATAATGATTCCGCCGAGGAACGCTCCGGCAAAGCGGAAGCTGGATAGGCTTGCCCGCTCCTCGTGGTCCGGAGTCATTACTCCCATGAGTGCAGAGTATGGTACATTGTTCGCCGTATAGGCCAAAATGAGCCCGAGATAGGTCGCATACGCCCAGATGAGTTTTCCGGTGGGGCCAAAGTTGGGCGTCGTAAACGATAACACCATAAACAGGCCAAGCACCGGCGCAGACCAGAGAATCCACGGGCGGAATTTGCCCCAACGCGTTTCCGTCCGGTCGGCGATCATACCCATCATGACATCGGTGACGCCGTCTGACAGCCGCACTACCAGCAATAATACACCGGCCGCAGCTGCAGAGATGCCAAAGACATCAGTGTAAAAAATCATTAAAAATGCCAAAACGCCGCGCCACACCAGGTTTGCGGCAGTATCGCCCAGACCGTACCCAATCTTTTCCTTCAGCGGAAGTTTGAATTTGGCGTCACTCATTCTCGTCCATTCTCCGGTTAGTGGTCCTGTCTGTCTCTCACCATATTCAACATCTCAACACCTCTTTTTTCACAAATTGACTTATCCCAGCGATACAACAACTCTGTGTTCGCTACCGGATTCGGACAACGGAAGCCTATTCCCGTCGACGGGGTCACCGTCAATCGTAACCTGCTTTACCCCGGTGCTAACATTATCCCCGTTCACCACAGATATATGATAGGTGGCGCCACGGAATTTCCGCGTGACGCGGAAGCCGTTCCACTCTTTGGGAATACACGGTTCGATGGTTAGGCCATCATACCCGGGCCTGATTCCAAGGATGTACTGCGTAATAGCATAGTAATTCCAGGCCGCGGTGCCGGTGAGCCAGGAGTTTTTTCCTTCACCGGGTTTGTAGGCATCTTTTCCGGCAATCATCTGGCAATATACGTACGGTTCCACCTTGTGCAGATCGCTGATATCCTCGAGATACGACGGCGCAATTTTCCGGTAATACTCAAAAGCGCGATCGCCACGTCCGAGCAGCGATTCCCCGATCATAATCCAGGGATTGTTATGACAAAAGACCCCGGCATTTTCTTTGTATCCCGCCGGATAAGTGGATATCTCTCCGTACTCGATGTAATACTCCGTGAATGCCGGCTGATTCAGGACGATACCGTATTCGGTATCCAGATGCTCCTCTACCGAATCCAGCGCCCGCCTGGCCTTCCCATCGTCCAGGCCGATACCGGCCATAGTGCAGAACCCCTGGGATTCGATGAAGATTTTCCCTTCGTCGTTCTGGTGGCTGCCCACTTTATTCCCGTAATAATCGTACGCGCGCAAGAACCATTTGCCGTCCCAGCCGTGCTCTTTGATTGCCTCCGCCATGGCGTCCACATGTTCCTGTGCTTCGGCAGCTTCCGTATCCCGGCCGATCTGGCGGCAGAGTTCAACAAAGACCCCACCATACAGTACAAACTGTCCGGCAATCATCAGCGATTCAGCGGTGCGGCTCATCTTATTATTCGTCGTCTGGAACGATTCGTTGGGATCGGTGGAAAAACAGTTCAGGTTCAGGCAGTCGTTCCAGTCTGCCCGGCCGATGAGCGGCAATCCATGTGGGCCCAGGTTATTCACAGTATGGTAGAATGACCGTTTCAGGTGCTCAAAATGGGGCTCTGCCTTACTCTCGTCATTATCGAACGGCACCTGCTCCTCCAGGATGGAAAAATCGCCGGTCTCCTTGATGTATGAGGTGGTCGAGAGAATCAGCCACAGCGGATCATCGTTAAAGTTCCCGCCGATATCATGGTTGCCTTCCTTGGTCAGCGGCTGATACTGGTGATATGCGGTACCGTCCTCGAATTGTGTGGCGGCAATATCCAGGATACGCTGGCGGGCCCGGGCCGGTGCCTGGTGGACAAACCCGATCAGATCCTGATTGGAATCACGGAACCCCATGCCGCGGCCGATGCCGGATTCAAAAAACGAAGCGCTTCGCGACAAGTTAAACGTGACCATGCACTGGTACTGATTCCAGATATTCACCATCCGATCCAGTTTTTCATCGCCGCTGTCGACTGTATAAACCGAGAGCAGCTCATCCCAGTACTTTCTGAGTTCCTGCAGGGCGGTATCAACCTTCTTCACCGAATCGATCCGCTCCATCAGCGCTCTGGCCTTTCGTTTATTGATGACGCCCTTGCTTACCCATTTATCATCGGGCTCATTTTCCACGTATCCCAGGAGAAAGATTAACTCTTTCGTCTCACCCGGAGCAAGCGTCTGTTCCAGATAGTGGGAAGCAATGGGCGACCAGCCGTGGGCTTCGGAATTCCGTGGCGTTCCTTCCAGCACCGCGTCCGGGGCGCCAAATCCGTTATAGAGCCCCGTGAAACTTTCCCGGTCGGTATCATATCCGTCAATCGGCGCATTGACCGAGTAAAACGCGTAATGGTTCCGGCGCTCTTTGTATTCAGTCTTGTGATAAATCGCTGAGCCCTCGATTTCCACCTCACCTGTGGAGAAATTTCGCTGGAAATTGGTCATATCGTCCTCGGCGTTCCAGAGACACCATTCCACCAACGAAAACAGTTTTATCGATTTGGTCTGGCCTGTCGTGTTTTTCAGGGTCAGTTTCTGTACTTCCGCCCAGGAATTCAGCGGAACAAAATAAAGCACCTCCGCGCGGATACCGTTTTTTTCTCCCGAAATAATCGAATAACTCAGTCCGTGGCGGCAGCTATAATCGTCCAGCGGCGTTTTCACCGGCTTCCAGCCAGGAGACCAGACGGTCTCGCCATCTTTGATGTAGAAGTATTTTCCGCCGTCATCGATTGGGACATTATTGTAGCGGTAGCGGGTGAGCCGGCGATATTTGGCATCTTTGCAGAACGTGTACCCACCTGCCGTATTCGAGATGAGACTGAAAAAATCCTGATTGCCCAGATAATTTATCCATGGATAGGGTGTCCGGGGATCCGTGATTACGTATTCGCGGGCGGCATCGTTAAAGTGACCGAATTTCATCCGGGGACCTCGTTTCAACTATCATTTTGGTGAACTAAAATAGCCTGCAACAAACACGAGCGGTGCGTTCCAGTTGATGGCAATCTCGTTGGATGCGTAACTGTCCAACGAATCCGCATAACACAATGCCGGCGGTGTGTCTTCGGTAAATCTTTCCATTAATACGCGGTCCTGCCGATCTTCGTTTGGCCCGCCGGCCAGGAGGCCGGGAACCGGTTGGACTATACCATCAGCAGCGGATTGCCGGTGATGGATATGCATCGGTGACCGTTCGCCAACTCCGGTGAGAAATGTCATTTCGTGAGCATTTGTGCCTAGGATATAATTAAGCTGATCCAGCGCACCGTTGTAATAAGCGGAATCGTCAAACGTTTCATACCCCATAAGAAGGAGCATGGCCCGGTTCATAGCCAGCGAATTACTGCCCCAGTTGAATTCACCTGGAGCAATTGCCGTGCGGAATCCGCTCCGGTTGATGATTTCGATTACAGCATCACATTGCTCTCTGAGTGCGGATTGAAGCGTAGCTTTCACTTCCGGATCGGCTGCTTGACGGGATGTCCACAGATACGTGAGATGCCCCAGTGTTCCGACCTGATTCCAGGTAAAATTATTTGCCATGGGCTTAACGTCATCAAAATGGTCCAGGAAATAGCGGTGATACCGTTTCCCGCCTGTGGTCTCGTATAATTCGGCTGCGGCCCAAATCCGCTCATCGCTGTCGTCTCTGTCACCGTATTCTCCGGTATTGGTTCCGGCCGGATTGTGAAATCCGCCTCTCGGCACGATATCCGGATTGGCTTCCAAAAAATTCCATGCGCGAATGGCGCTCTGCTGGAGCCGCTCAGAAAACGCCTGGTCAAAGGGCGCCAAAGTTCTCGCTGCTCTCGCTGTCAATGCCGCAAAATCCGCCGTCGCCGCAGAAGCGACCTCATAAATGTACCGGAGGCTGTCCTGTGGTTCCGGCATCACCATTCCGGTAAACCGCTGGGTCGTCAACTTGTGGTACACTCCGCCATCCGAGCGCTGCATCGTTATGGTCCATTCGAGTTCGCAGCGGATCTCATCCAGGATATCCGGGATACCGTTTCCGCTCTCCGGGATGCCAATGTCATCCCTGGCAAACTCGTCCGGGAAATAGTCATACGCCATGAGCAATGTCCCGACTGTAATGCCTGCCGGAACCATATATTTTCCGTAGTCGCCGGCGTCATGCCATCCGCCTGTGGATTCTATATGGGTATCGGACCTCAGGGATACGTGTGGAGTAGCATCATCCTGGTGACAGGCCGAATGTTTATACACTTCCGCTGCCGGATCCTCCAGCGCTGTTCCGCATCTCTGGAAGTAAAATCCCTTCAGCGCTTTGCGAAACACGTCGGAATATACGTATCCGGCAATACGAAATTTTCCGGTGGCTGATCCGTCTGTCGCAGTTATATAGTACATGCCGGTTATGTTAACCGGACCAAAATCACCGCGATTAATTACTAAACCGGTCGATTCGTCCACCCCGGCCGAACTGGTCAATTCCCCGCGATAGACAATTGCTCCGTCCGTTGCATCATGCACCATAAAACTATCGGCAGGGCCGACAGCGTATACGAACTTTTCGGCAGTCGGGAGGTATCCGGCCTGGTTGACGACTAGCAACGGCTCTCCTGCCTGAGTCGTCCCGCCGAGAAGGAATAAAATTACATACAGCACATACGTTTTCAGATAATCGGTCATTAATCATTTTCCCCAATCCAACGTGGGTTTTGGACGCCTTTGGAAGGAAATACTCTATGGATATTTGAACAGTAAATCCGGAATCGGCTCCGGATTATTTTCTCCGATTGCTCCCGTTAAAGGTTTCGATCAATATACCAGCACAGTGAACGCCCGCATCCAACAAGTACTGTATCAATTTACAAGCGCTCACTCTGTTGGTATCTGTCCACAGTCGTCGTGCACTACTCGACAGTAACCCCTCTGTTCAGGAACAGAAAGACACCGCCGACAATGAGCATAATGCCGCCCCACCAGATGTTCGGATGAACCTCCTGCAGTACGGTCGTACTATGGGATGGATAAATCAGGTAATAGATACCTGCGACAAAGATTAATCCACCGATAATCAGCAGAATCAGCCCGATAAAAAACCAGATTGGGCGCATTCCTTTTTCCTCAGCCATATCTCTTACTCCTCTCTTACCAGAAAATGATATTCAAAATAACCAGAACCACCACAGAAATGATCGCGTAAAATTCAGGCTTGCGGTAATATTTCACGTCCTTTGTCTCCGCTTCTTCGGTGAGTCCCTTCACGAGACCGACCAGTTCGCTGTGTGGCTTCTTTTTGGTAAAAAAGCTGATAATGATCGTTACAAAGAAGCAAATCAGCCAGGCCCACCAGGCGCGCCAGAAGTTGGCCGCCATATCACTGGCAACGCCGGACATGGTAATGGCGCTCTCTGCTATCCAGCCGAACCGGACACCCAGCCACATGGTGAAAGACGCCGTCATACCGACCAGCAGTCCCCAGAATGCGCCGTTGGGCGTAATCCATTTCACGAACATACCCAGCAGCATGGTGGCAAAGAGGGGGGCGTTCACCCAGGAAAAGATCGCCTGCATATAATCCATAATGGTCGGCATACTTTTGGCCCAGTACGCAGTCACAACACTCAGGATGATCCCTGCAATAGTAGCAACCCGCCCCATCCAGAGAAGGTGTTCACTGGACGCGTCCTTTTTTATAACTGATTTGTAGATATCGTAGGTCCAGACGGTATTAAACGCGCTGATATTCCCCGCCTGTCCGGCCATAAATCCGGCAAGCAGGGCGGTGATACCCAGTCCGATCAACCCGTTGGGATAATACCGGACAATCAACATGGGAAGTGCGGAATCATAATTAATGCTGCCCCCGTCCTGCAACAGCTGGAATCCGCTGCCCGGATCATTGGACAACACCAGTGCAATCAGGCCGCCAACGACGACGATGAACGGAAGGGCCATCTTGAAAAACGACGCGATAATCGGGGTCATCCGGGCGGATCGCAAATCTTTGGCAGAAAAGGCACGCTGCACCACCAGAAAATCAGTGGTCCAATAGCCGAATGAAAGAACAAAGCCCAACCCTAGAACGATCCCCCCCCAGGTCACCAGCATCCCGTTTTGTGTGGGATCGGTTGAGGTGGACCAGAGGGTATTGAACGATTCGGGAACCCGCGCAAAGATTTCCTGCATGCTGCCAATTTCTACGATACCGAGAATTACCACCAGGAACAGCCCGAACCAAATCAGAAAGAACTGGACAATTTCAGTGAAAATGGCGGACATCAGTCCACTCAGGGTGACATACGCTGCAACGGTTGCCGCGGATGCCCACATGCTAATATCCCAGTTCCATCCCAGGAAGGTGTGGAGCACCAGTGCCATGGCATACAGGTTGATCCCGGAAACCAGCAGCGTCATTACGCCAAAGGAAATAGCGTTTAATACGCGTGTCTTTTCATCGAACCGGAGTTTGAGATATCCGGGAATCGATTTGATTTTGCTGCTGTAATAAAACGGCATCATATAGATGGCCAGGAACAGCATTGCCGGGATAGCGCCAATCCAATAGAAGTGCGCCACGTACATCCCGTATTTGAAAGTATTCCCGGTCATCCCCAGGAGCTCCAACGCCCCCATATTTGCCGAGAGAAAGGCCAAACCGGCGACCCATGAACTGTTTTTACGGCCGGCCAGGAAAAAATCTTCGTCGTTTTTGGTGAATCGCTTCAGATAATAGCCGATACCAAGGACGAATCCGAAATAGACAGCAATAATTACCCAGTCAACAAACGCTAACCGTATGGCATCCACAACCTTGCTCCTTCTGGTCTATGCAGTAGGTTTCCTACACCATTGATTCAATTCACTGAATAACAGGTGCAGAGGTATACTGCTTAGTTCAAAAATTGCGCCAAGCGCCGCCGTGGCGAAGGCTCGTTACCTGTTTCCGTCTAACTGACTCTTTATCTCTGTGTGACTACTTTTTTCCCTTCCTGAAATACCGGAAAATTATTATTTAGATAATTCATTTGTTATCATAGTGATAAGGAAGTCGGCTTGTCGTCCGCGATTCCTGCCGATTCTCGCTATTTCATAATTGTAGGTTGAATTTCTTTTTACCAATCTCTCATTTTAACCCAAGGTCTTTGCACATCCGATGAAAATTCGGTGGCGCCAGCCCCAGTTGGCGGGCAGCTTCCGCATCGGTGTCTGTTAACTCACGAACAAAAGTGACGTATTCCGCCCGGAACCGTTCCTCAATTTCCCGCAGTGGCTGGATATTTTCCTCTCTGAAAACCGAACGGAATCCGTTACCACTGGTGCTCTGGTTCACGATTCCCAGCACCGATTTCACATCGCTGACAGACGGTTTTTTATCGAAAATCAACAACAGACGCTGAATCACATTCTGGAGTTCGCGGACGTTCCCCGGCCAGTTGTGCTCGCTGAGGACCTGCATCACATCGTCGTTTAAGGGCAAAGGCGGTGTGCCCATTCTGGTACAAAATTTTTCCATAAAATACTCGGTTAATACCGGAATATCCTCTCTTCTCTCCCGGAGTGCCGGGAC encodes:
- a CDS encoding cellulase family glycosylhydrolase — translated: MNKLTRFITDIIMKRTLCYMAVSVAFVVSTVPANGFLHTEGAKIVNTEGEEVLLRGFGLGGWLVPEGYMLKVPGYGSPTTIRNRIIDLIGEDGAEEFYGIYRENYVAKQDIDTIASWGVNSIRLPMHYRLLSPEQGVYNEAGFGFIDSLLSWCESNQLYLILDMHCAPGGQNSDNISDSDGEAKLWTQPENQDHLVELWRTLADRYAGEEWIGGYDLINEPVMPDGYTNSDLRKLYLRLKNAVREVDTNHMIFIEGNWYATDFSEMTPPFDGNMVYAFHKYWNETNTASISQYLNIRKKWGVPLWLGESGENSNPWFYQTIALMEENNIGWNWWTHKKVDTHTSPYSVHRTEGYNDILDYWNGNAEKPGESVARQALVEFAHKFALDSCDFRPDVLAAIVNRESAAKPQPYTKLTLPGTISGVHYDIGMQGSAYYDTEYIKTRWDADQPWNKGYNYRNDGVDITEVEYDDELVYAIGHIEGGEWVTYTIDVPYDGEYDVACVIAGESAGGQLQLFLDGEPLTSQVDVPETGGWEEWKSLSLGEMELPAGEHTIKLLFHQGGFNFLRFRFTAKENDTFGAVDSHTLIGNNFPNPFNSETSIPILVSRESDAVVRVYDISGALVSTVFHGLLAEGEQTIMWDGQNNEGAPASSGIYFYELNIRGEKRVQDMLLVR
- a CDS encoding glycoside hydrolase family 5 protein, whose amino-acid sequence is MKRLIFLTIACLISSGGCSENLAGTEDTDSTEFIWPPAAEINASIGRAINLGNALEAPAEGEWGVTLQEEYFEVIDSAGFDAVRIPVRWSAHANVDSPYVIDEQFFRRVDWAVENAVDRNLVAIINIHHFEEIMTNPAANKARFLSLWRQIADRYSDYLPQLIFEILNEPNDQLTPDLWNRYLLDAYSIIRESNPKRALIIGTANWGGLGSLEQLEIPEEDEFIIVTFHYYEPFPFTHQGAEWVEGSDAWLNTEWTGNSAEIEKVRADFDRAAEWADSKGVSLFMGEFGAYSRAGLVSRVRWTNCIAREAESRGFSWAYWEFCSGFGVYDSDTGTWNKYLLEALIPEDQTE
- a CDS encoding MFS transporter — its product is MSDAKFKLPLKEKIGYGLGDTAANLVWRGVLAFLMIFYTDVFGISAAAAGVLLLVVRLSDGVTDVMMGMIADRTETRWGKFRPWILWSAPVLGLFMVLSFTTPNFGPTGKLIWAYATYLGLILAYTANNVPYSALMGVMTPDHEERASLSSFRFAGAFLGGIIMTGFLLDLVKYFGRGDQQKGYMYSTIIYAVLLVILMVITFLTTKERVAPQKIQKGHMKRDMIDLVKNMPFIILPLLTISAFVYYRNVTTGVILVAVLAGAYYFINKLINRPREETSGTQKDLVDVMQNKPWLILLCIGFLFNMFNSVKQGAIAYYFKHFANEPVLAGRYLLVLLIVSMVAAFLTGYLSKIFGKKRLFIGSMVLSGIFTGFIFYMGPDQITAVFVLGSISEFFAAILPVLYFTMLGDGADFSEWQNGRRATGLVYSAGTFVMKASGGFAGAVIGIVLANYGYDGQDPATISATIPGIKLLMSWIPTVFVFVAAGVFMFYPLTSEKMAEIEADLALRRERADSGIA
- a CDS encoding glycosyl transferase, translated to MKFGHFNDAAREYVITDPRTPYPWINYLGNQDFFSLISNTAGGYTFCKDAKYRRLTRYRYNNVPIDDGGKYFYIKDGETVWSPGWKPVKTPLDDYSCRHGLSYSIISGEKNGIRAEVLYFVPLNSWAEVQKLTLKNTTGQTKSIKLFSLVEWCLWNAEDDMTNFQRNFSTGEVEIEGSAIYHKTEYKERRNHYAFYSVNAPIDGYDTDRESFTGLYNGFGAPDAVLEGTPRNSEAHGWSPIASHYLEQTLAPGETKELIFLLGYVENEPDDKWVSKGVINKRKARALMERIDSVKKVDTALQELRKYWDELLSVYTVDSGDEKLDRMVNIWNQYQCMVTFNLSRSASFFESGIGRGMGFRDSNQDLIGFVHQAPARARQRILDIAATQFEDGTAYHQYQPLTKEGNHDIGGNFNDDPLWLILSTTSYIKETGDFSILEEQVPFDNDESKAEPHFEHLKRSFYHTVNNLGPHGLPLIGRADWNDCLNLNCFSTDPNESFQTTNNKMSRTAESLMIAGQFVLYGGVFVELCRQIGRDTEAAEAQEHVDAMAEAIKEHGWDGKWFLRAYDYYGNKVGSHQNDEGKIFIESQGFCTMAGIGLDDGKARRALDSVEEHLDTEYGIVLNQPAFTEYYIEYGEISTYPAGYKENAGVFCHNNPWIMIGESLLGRGDRAFEYYRKIAPSYLEDISDLHKVEPYVYCQMIAGKDAYKPGEGKNSWLTGTAAWNYYAITQYILGIRPGYDGLTIEPCIPKEWNGFRVTRKFRGATYHISVVNGDNVSTGVKQVTIDGDPVDGNRLPLSESGSEHRVVVSLG